From one Anaeromyxobacter diazotrophicus genomic stretch:
- a CDS encoding DUF3131 domain-containing protein: MTTLAAIALALSAASSAPASSDAAPPPRCDLAAGPPTRAQRDAASLAWRYFERNYQPGTGLVSSVDGYPATTMWDLGSTVFATLSARALDLIQPEEFERRISTLLRTLATMPLFEDELPNKSYDAASGAMTDYANRPAPRGLGFSALDVARLVSSLHALTCLHPEHLAEVERVLRRWRTCNLVGDGQLYGASRDASGAVEHHQEGRLGYEQYGARSLALLGFSLDDIQRFDHLAVEEPVEGIPIARDRRDPARFGARTPVLVEPWALHAIEFGLAGVGATQLRRIYDVQRRRWELTGIPTAVSEDHVDTAPWFVYDAIVEGGVAWRTITPEGQEVPALRSLSTKGAFLLATLYPDDPYSRVLLDAIADARDPERGWYAGVYERGGLNRSLNANTNGVILEAVLYQLLGPLHGTCASCGVRWPPGLAAGDSSGRCVSAVGRAATGAPPVASTVEGGGLVTKHELQPSSSLHLGGSLFSSYRQVDGPAAGAVAQWTPFSYFFLRLGGAVTPLWQGGATRALWGFGYDDWHDNTFSIQVNNWGPIQPYASDVGPRGAQLDLSYKVPRLCAGPVCLSTMAFATVPYVGGPYVGARGYLRFWERWFVFGGMGWVIPNVFPGPAGTPRWRPMFGVGEWDWRPGSIFFQYYNWGPDRSWRNGVFSVGMNWSY, translated from the coding sequence GTGACCACCCTGGCCGCGATCGCCCTGGCGCTCTCGGCGGCGTCCTCCGCGCCGGCGTCCTCCGACGCGGCGCCGCCGCCGCGGTGTGACCTGGCGGCCGGCCCTCCCACCCGCGCCCAGCGCGACGCCGCCAGCCTCGCCTGGCGCTACTTCGAGCGGAACTACCAGCCGGGCACGGGCCTCGTGAGCTCGGTCGACGGGTATCCCGCCACCACGATGTGGGACCTCGGCTCGACGGTGTTCGCGACGCTCTCCGCGCGCGCGCTCGACCTCATCCAGCCGGAGGAGTTCGAGCGCCGGATCTCGACCCTGCTCCGGACGCTCGCCACGATGCCGCTGTTCGAGGACGAGCTGCCGAACAAGTCGTACGACGCGGCGAGCGGCGCGATGACCGACTACGCGAACCGGCCCGCGCCGCGCGGCCTCGGCTTCTCGGCGCTGGACGTGGCGCGGCTGGTGTCGTCCCTGCACGCGCTCACGTGCCTCCACCCCGAGCACCTGGCCGAGGTCGAGCGCGTCCTGAGGCGCTGGCGGACCTGCAACCTGGTCGGCGACGGCCAGCTGTACGGCGCGTCTCGCGACGCCAGCGGAGCGGTCGAGCACCACCAGGAGGGCCGGCTCGGCTACGAGCAGTACGGGGCGCGGTCGCTGGCGCTGCTGGGGTTCTCCCTCGACGACATCCAGCGGTTCGACCACCTCGCGGTGGAGGAGCCCGTCGAGGGGATCCCCATCGCTCGCGACCGCCGCGATCCCGCCAGGTTCGGAGCCCGCACCCCGGTCCTCGTCGAGCCGTGGGCGCTCCACGCCATCGAGTTCGGCCTCGCGGGCGTGGGCGCGACGCAGCTGCGGCGGATCTACGACGTCCAGCGACGCAGGTGGGAGCTGACCGGCATCCCGACGGCGGTGAGCGAGGACCACGTCGACACCGCGCCGTGGTTCGTCTACGACGCGATCGTCGAGGGCGGCGTCGCCTGGCGCACGATCACGCCGGAGGGCCAGGAGGTCCCCGCCCTGCGCAGCCTCTCGACGAAGGGGGCCTTCCTCCTCGCGACGCTCTACCCGGACGACCCCTACTCGCGCGTCCTCCTCGACGCCATCGCGGACGCGCGCGACCCCGAGCGCGGGTGGTACGCGGGCGTCTACGAGCGCGGCGGGCTGAACCGCTCCCTGAACGCGAACACGAACGGCGTCATCCTCGAGGCGGTCCTCTACCAGCTGCTGGGACCGCTACACGGTACGTGCGCGTCCTGCGGCGTGCGCTGGCCGCCGGGGCTCGCCGCCGGGGACTCGTCGGGGCGATGCGTCTCCGCGGTGGGGCGCGCCGCGACGGGGGCTCCGCCGGTCGCCAGCACGGTCGAGGGCGGCGGCCTCGTGACGAAGCACGAGCTGCAGCCCTCGTCGAGCCTCCACCTCGGCGGCTCGCTGTTCAGCTCTTACCGGCAGGTCGACGGGCCCGCCGCGGGCGCGGTCGCGCAGTGGACGCCGTTCTCGTACTTCTTCCTGCGGCTGGGCGGCGCGGTCACGCCGCTCTGGCAGGGGGGCGCCACCCGGGCGCTGTGGGGCTTCGGCTACGACGACTGGCACGACAACACCTTCTCGATCCAGGTGAACAACTGGGGGCCGATCCAGCCGTACGCGTCGGACGTCGGGCCTCGCGGCGCCCAGCTCGACCTCTCGTACAAGGTGCCGCGCCTCTGCGCGGGCCCGGTCTGCCTCTCCACCATGGCGTTCGCGACCGTCCCGTACGTGGGAGGTCCCTACGTGGGGGCGCGTGGCTACCTCAGGTTCTGGGAGCGGTGGTTCGTCTTCGGCGGCATGGGCTGGGTGATCCCGAACGTCTTTCCGGGACCTGCCGGCACGCCGCGCTGGCGCCCGATGTTCGGCGTCGGGGAGTGGGATTGGCGACCGGGGTCGATCTTCTTCCAGTACTACAACTGGGGACCCGACCGCTCGTGGCGCAACGGAGTCTTCAGCGTGGGGATGAACTGGTCCTACTGA
- a CDS encoding glycoside hydrolase family 16 protein — protein sequence MEAREHQAAGARRRGAGAARRARGATAARAAALLALIAGACGWEPPGSSSPPASSLGSTPAAPPASGPPASPPPSSDGGPPATSDGLQPTGYRLAWREEFDGSALDGSRWSASSDPRRDAVNTPDAAAVANGALTLTTYTQDGVHRTGFLSTEGKFDFTYGYVEARIRLHGAPGTWCAFWLNSPTNGTPLNDPSAAGTEIDLLENRVVDQYGNDVSDIDAMNVNWNGYGVEHQDRQRTVQGSPSLQGNWHDYGVLWTPTGYTFYLDGSPIWTPAADVPVSRRSETLYLTCEVHDHDWAGNIPAGGYGTRDASANRMEVDWVRVWQPAP from the coding sequence GTGGAGGCGAGAGAGCACCAGGCCGCCGGGGCGCGCCGGCGAGGCGCGGGCGCGGCGCGGCGCGCGCGGGGCGCGACCGCCGCGCGCGCCGCCGCCCTGCTGGCGCTGATCGCCGGCGCCTGTGGCTGGGAGCCGCCCGGAAGCTCCAGCCCACCGGCGTCGAGCCTGGGCAGCACACCCGCCGCGCCGCCTGCGAGCGGCCCACCCGCGTCGCCGCCGCCGTCGAGCGACGGGGGCCCGCCCGCGACGAGCGACGGGCTCCAGCCCACCGGCTATCGGCTCGCGTGGCGCGAGGAGTTCGACGGCTCGGCCCTCGACGGCTCGCGCTGGTCGGCGTCGTCCGACCCGCGGCGCGACGCGGTGAACACCCCCGACGCCGCCGCGGTGGCGAACGGCGCCCTCACCCTCACGACGTACACCCAGGACGGCGTCCACCGGACGGGGTTCCTCTCGACGGAGGGGAAGTTCGACTTCACCTACGGCTACGTGGAGGCCAGGATCCGCCTCCACGGCGCGCCGGGCACGTGGTGCGCGTTCTGGCTCAATTCGCCGACCAACGGCACGCCGCTGAACGACCCGTCCGCCGCCGGCACGGAGATCGACCTGCTGGAGAACCGGGTCGTCGATCAGTACGGGAACGACGTCAGCGACATCGACGCCATGAACGTGAACTGGAACGGCTACGGCGTCGAGCACCAGGACCGCCAGCGGACCGTCCAGGGCTCACCGTCGCTGCAGGGCAACTGGCACGACTACGGGGTCCTGTGGACGCCCACGGGATATACGTTCTACCTGGACGGCAGTCCGATCTGGACGCCGGCCGCCGATGTCCCGGTCTCGCGCCGCAGCGAGACGCTGTACCTCACGTGCGAGGTCCACGACCACGACTGGGCCGGGAACATCCCGGCGGGTGGCTACGGGACCCGTGACGCGAGCGCGAACCGGATGGAGGTGGACTGGGTGAGGGTGTGGCAGCCCGCGCCCTGA
- a CDS encoding beta-glucosidase H, with protein sequence MDASLAPDARADLLLSAMTLEEKVDLATGESCLLYGFYNAPIARLAIPALTMTDGPAGIRIPYRRVNDGRATLLPAPIALAATWDPDLAAVQGDVLGSEAFSTGHNVLLGPTLDLARLPLAGRNFETFGEDPLLASRMAVAVIQGIQRHPVLATAKHYSTYTQERDRFTVDERVDERWLHELYLRPFESAVRDGHVAAVMCGFNRVNGVFACEDRALLRDVLDGELGFDGYVMSDWGGTHTTLGAAAAGLDQELAFGKYFGWALFDAVQGGAVAAPMVDAKARRIVRSMLGHGLFDQPVQEGPLPDAEHGQRSREIGEQGIVLLQNAGGLLPLDASAVHSIAVIGADAANASTEGGGAARVEPTYAVTPLDGVRERAGGGVRVDYAAGTDPITAAHLLPGLPPVPSSVLSPPGASAHGLEAEYWSNTRFDGDPDIRRVDGQVAVSLGFFSYQSVNASSVPQSLVQYTLSRFSARWTGTLTAPATGPFQFSLTTRGRGWLWIDGSLVIDDSVSHDLGSKTATVQLVAGERHAIRIDYAADADAIGTKTDVGGDVMLGWEVPAGTVFPSVREAARLAAADDLAIVVVRDYGTEERDRPSLALPGDQDQLVREVAAANPRTIVVLMTGQPVDMPWLGSVAAVVEAWYPGQEQGRAIARVLFGDVNPSGKLPITFPRTLADTPAASQGVASDAVGPVLTFSEGGLLGYRWYDARGLGPLFPFGHGLSYTSFRYDGAELTSPASPADAWRVGFTITNAGPRDGTEVAQVYAEACGGDPEAAPKQLAGFAKVSLRAGESRRVSVDVDPRSRSSWSATAHAWQPASCTPTVYVGSSSRDLRLTAGAAASSGGAPGQAPPTGTSPTGTSPGGGGPAGGSRGGCGQSGDGGLGVGLALWALFSRRRRR encoded by the coding sequence ATGGACGCCTCGCTCGCTCCGGACGCGCGGGCGGACCTCCTCCTCTCGGCGATGACGCTGGAGGAGAAGGTCGACCTGGCGACCGGGGAGTCGTGTCTCCTGTACGGCTTCTACAACGCCCCCATCGCACGGCTCGCCATCCCCGCCCTGACGATGACCGACGGCCCGGCCGGCATCCGCATCCCCTACCGGCGCGTGAACGACGGGCGCGCGACGCTGCTTCCGGCGCCCATCGCGCTCGCGGCGACGTGGGATCCGGACCTCGCCGCGGTGCAGGGGGACGTGCTCGGGAGCGAGGCGTTCTCGACCGGACACAACGTCCTCCTCGGGCCGACGCTCGACCTGGCGCGCCTGCCGCTCGCCGGGCGGAACTTCGAGACCTTCGGCGAGGATCCGCTGCTGGCGAGCCGGATGGCGGTCGCGGTGATCCAGGGCATCCAGCGACATCCGGTACTCGCCACCGCGAAGCACTACTCGACCTACACGCAGGAGAGGGATCGCTTCACGGTCGACGAGCGCGTCGACGAGCGATGGCTGCACGAGCTCTACCTCCGGCCGTTCGAGTCCGCGGTCCGCGACGGGCACGTCGCGGCCGTGATGTGCGGCTTCAACCGCGTCAACGGGGTCTTCGCCTGCGAGGACCGCGCCCTGCTCAGGGACGTCCTCGACGGCGAGCTCGGCTTCGACGGGTACGTCATGAGCGACTGGGGCGGCACCCACACGACCCTCGGCGCGGCCGCGGCCGGGCTCGACCAGGAGCTCGCGTTCGGCAAGTACTTCGGGTGGGCGCTGTTCGACGCCGTGCAGGGCGGCGCGGTGGCGGCGCCGATGGTGGACGCCAAGGCGCGGCGCATCGTGAGGTCGATGCTCGGGCACGGGCTGTTCGATCAGCCCGTCCAGGAGGGGCCGCTGCCGGACGCCGAGCACGGGCAGCGCTCGCGCGAGATCGGGGAGCAGGGGATCGTGCTCCTCCAGAACGCCGGGGGCCTCCTGCCCCTCGACGCCTCCGCTGTCCATTCCATCGCCGTCATCGGCGCCGACGCCGCGAACGCGAGCACCGAAGGCGGCGGGGCCGCGCGCGTGGAGCCCACCTACGCCGTGACCCCGCTCGACGGCGTCCGGGAGCGCGCGGGAGGCGGCGTCCGCGTCGACTACGCTGCCGGCACGGACCCCATCACCGCGGCACACCTCCTCCCCGGGCTGCCGCCCGTCCCGTCCTCGGTGCTGTCGCCCCCCGGCGCCAGCGCGCATGGGCTCGAGGCGGAGTACTGGTCGAACACGCGCTTCGATGGCGACCCGGACATCCGGCGCGTGGACGGCCAGGTCGCGGTGTCGCTCGGGTTCTTCAGCTACCAGAGCGTCAACGCCTCGTCGGTGCCGCAGTCGCTCGTCCAGTACACGCTGTCCAGGTTCTCCGCGCGCTGGACGGGGACGCTGACCGCGCCCGCCACCGGTCCGTTCCAGTTCTCCCTGACCACCCGGGGACGAGGCTGGCTCTGGATCGACGGCAGCCTCGTGATCGACGACTCGGTCTCGCACGATCTCGGCTCGAAGACGGCGACGGTCCAGCTCGTCGCAGGTGAACGGCACGCAATCCGCATCGACTACGCAGCGGACGCGGACGCCATCGGCACCAAGACCGACGTCGGGGGCGACGTGATGCTCGGCTGGGAGGTCCCGGCGGGCACCGTGTTCCCATCGGTCCGGGAGGCCGCGCGCCTCGCCGCCGCGGACGACCTCGCGATCGTGGTGGTGCGCGATTACGGCACCGAGGAGCGCGACCGTCCGAGCCTGGCGCTGCCGGGCGATCAGGACCAGCTCGTGCGCGAGGTGGCCGCGGCGAACCCGCGCACGATCGTGGTCCTCATGACGGGACAGCCGGTGGACATGCCGTGGCTGGGGAGCGTCGCCGCCGTCGTCGAGGCCTGGTATCCCGGCCAGGAACAGGGCCGCGCCATCGCCCGCGTGCTCTTCGGGGACGTGAACCCTTCGGGCAAGCTCCCCATCACCTTTCCGCGCACCCTGGCCGACACCCCGGCCGCCTCGCAAGGGGTCGCGTCGGACGCCGTCGGCCCCGTGCTGACCTTCTCGGAAGGTGGGCTCCTCGGCTACCGCTGGTACGACGCCAGGGGCCTCGGCCCGCTCTTCCCCTTCGGGCACGGGCTCTCGTACACCTCGTTCCGTTACGACGGGGCGGAGCTGACGTCGCCGGCGTCCCCCGCCGACGCGTGGCGCGTCGGGTTCACGATCACGAACGCAGGCCCGCGCGACGGGACCGAGGTGGCGCAGGTGTACGCGGAGGCGTGCGGCGGCGACCCGGAGGCGGCCCCGAAGCAGCTCGCCGGCTTCGCGAAGGTCTCACTCCGAGCAGGCGAGTCGAGGCGCGTCTCGGTCGACGTCGACCCGCGCTCCAGGTCGTCCTGGAGCGCGACGGCTCACGCCTGGCAGCCGGCATCGTGCACCCCCACGGTGTACGTCGGGAGCTCCTCGCGCGACCTGCGGCTCACGGCCGGAGCGGCTGCGAGCTCCGGCGGGGCGCCCGGCCAGGCGCCACCCACCGGGACGTCGCCCACCGGGACGTCGCCCGGCGGCGGAGGCCCCGCCGGTGGATCGCGGGGCGGCTGCGGACAGAGCGGCGACGGCGGGCTCGGCGTGGGGCTCGCGCTCTGGGCCCTCTTCAGCCGCAGGCGGAGGCGCTGA
- a CDS encoding amidohydrolase — protein MAHEPAAPELLAPLDGLLPDLERLYTDLHAHPELSMQETRTAALAAERLRAAGYEVTAGVGKTGVVGVLRNGDGPTVMLRADMDALPVKELTGLPYASAATSTDREGKVVPVMHACGHDLHVTWLAGAAALFGRTRGGWRGTLLAVFQPAEEMAAGAQAMIDDGLFTRFPKPDVVLGQHVMVGAAGVLGWRAGVMTSAGDSLQLRLFGRGAHGSMPQASIDPVVMAAATVLRLQTIVSREVAATEAAVVTVGALQAGTKENVIPDEALIKLNVRTFDEGVRARVLAAIERIAKAEAAASGAPRPPEITPLDRYGSVRNDPEATHRVVAAFQRRFPPERVREVEPTSASEDFGCFGAGWHVPSVFWFVGGTDPETYRKAREAGRLGELPTNHNPRFAPVLHPTLRAGVEAAVAAAQAWLSP, from the coding sequence GTGGCGCACGAACCCGCAGCACCCGAGCTGCTCGCGCCGCTCGACGGGCTGCTCCCCGACCTGGAGCGGCTCTACACCGATCTCCACGCGCACCCCGAGCTCTCGATGCAGGAGACCCGGACCGCGGCGCTGGCGGCGGAGCGGCTGCGGGCGGCCGGCTACGAGGTGACGGCGGGCGTCGGGAAGACCGGCGTGGTGGGCGTGCTGCGCAACGGCGACGGTCCCACCGTCATGCTGCGCGCCGACATGGACGCGCTGCCGGTGAAGGAGCTGACGGGCCTGCCCTACGCCAGCGCGGCCACGTCCACCGACCGCGAAGGCAAGGTCGTGCCGGTGATGCACGCCTGCGGCCACGACCTCCACGTCACCTGGCTGGCGGGCGCGGCGGCGCTGTTCGGACGCACCCGCGGCGGGTGGCGGGGGACGCTGCTCGCCGTCTTCCAGCCGGCGGAGGAGATGGCCGCCGGGGCCCAGGCGATGATCGACGACGGGCTCTTCACCCGGTTCCCGAAGCCCGACGTCGTGCTCGGGCAGCACGTCATGGTCGGCGCCGCGGGCGTCCTCGGCTGGCGCGCCGGCGTCATGACCTCCGCCGGCGACAGCCTGCAGCTCCGGCTCTTCGGCCGGGGCGCGCACGGGTCGATGCCTCAGGCGAGCATCGACCCGGTCGTCATGGCGGCGGCGACGGTGCTCCGCCTGCAGACCATCGTCTCCCGCGAGGTGGCGGCGACGGAGGCCGCCGTGGTGACCGTCGGCGCGCTGCAGGCGGGCACGAAGGAGAACGTCATCCCCGACGAGGCCCTCATCAAGCTCAACGTCCGCACCTTCGACGAGGGGGTCCGCGCCCGCGTGCTCGCAGCCATCGAGCGGATCGCGAAGGCGGAGGCCGCGGCGTCCGGCGCCCCCAGGCCGCCGGAGATCACGCCGCTCGACCGCTACGGCTCCGTCCGGAACGACCCGGAGGCGACCCACCGCGTGGTCGCCGCCTTCCAGCGGCGCTTTCCCCCCGAGCGCGTGCGCGAGGTGGAGCCGACGTCGGCGAGCGAGGACTTCGGGTGCTTCGGCGCCGGGTGGCACGTGCCGTCGGTGTTCTGGTTCGTGGGCGGGACCGATCCCGAGACGTACCGGAAGGCGCGGGAGGCCGGCCGCCTGGGCGAGCTCCCCACCAACCACAACCCGCGCTTCGCGCCGGTGCTGCACCCCACCCTCCGCGCCGGGGTGGAGGCGGCCGTCGCCGCCGCGCAGGCGTGGCTCTCGCCGTGA
- a CDS encoding trimeric intracellular cation channel family protein: MTVTRFAVDLGVLPVALDLGGTFVFALSGAAAAVKHRLDVFGALVLSLVAASSGGIVRDVLIGAVPPAALDDWRYVAISLLAGLVVLLRHSAVERLRNPVQLFDAAGLALFAVAGAHKALVFHLGPLSAALLGMVSGIGGGIVRDLLVTEVPAVLHAEIYAVAALAGATVVVVGSRLGIPSPVATTVGALLCFGLRFLALRRRWRLPIAGEAALPAGEAKRRRGA, translated from the coding sequence GTGACCGTCACCCGCTTCGCCGTCGACCTGGGCGTGCTGCCCGTGGCGCTCGACCTCGGCGGCACGTTCGTGTTCGCGCTCAGCGGCGCGGCGGCAGCCGTGAAGCACCGGCTCGACGTCTTCGGCGCCCTGGTGCTGTCCCTGGTGGCCGCCAGCTCGGGCGGGATCGTGCGCGACGTGCTCATCGGCGCCGTGCCCCCCGCGGCCCTCGACGACTGGCGGTACGTCGCGATCTCGCTCCTCGCCGGCCTGGTCGTGCTCCTGCGGCACTCCGCGGTGGAGCGCCTCCGGAACCCGGTGCAGCTCTTCGACGCCGCCGGCCTGGCGCTCTTCGCGGTCGCCGGCGCACACAAGGCGCTCGTCTTCCACCTCGGCCCCCTCTCGGCCGCGCTGCTCGGCATGGTGAGCGGGATCGGCGGCGGCATCGTGCGCGACCTGCTGGTGACGGAGGTCCCCGCCGTGCTCCACGCCGAGATCTACGCCGTCGCCGCCCTCGCCGGCGCGACGGTGGTGGTCGTCGGGAGCCGCCTCGGGATCCCCTCCCCGGTGGCCACGACGGTGGGCGCGCTCCTCTGCTTCGGGCTCCGCTTCCTGGCGCTCCGGCGCCGCTGGCGCCTGCCCATCGCCGGCGAGGCCGCGCTCCCCGCCGGCGAAGCGAAGCGGCGACGAGGAGCGTGA